A window of Halopseudomonas sabulinigri genomic DNA:
GTTCCAGTCCTACGCACTCTTCCCGCACATGACGGTGGCACAGAACATCGCCTTTGGCCTCAAGCAGGACAAGATGAGCAAGGCGGAAATCGACGACCGCGTAACCGAAATGCTCAAGCTGGTGCACATGACCGAGTACGCTCGCCGCAAGCCGGATCAGCTATCCGGTGGTCAACGCCAGCGCGTGGCACTGGCCCGCTCCCTGGCCAAGCGGCCCAAGGTGCTGCTGCTGGATGAGCCAATGGGTGCGCTGGACAAGAAGCTGCGCTCACAGATGCAGCTGGAGCTGGTGGAGATCATCGAACGTGTCGGCGTAACCTGCATCATGGTGACCCACGATCAGGAAGAGGCCATGACCATGGCCCAGCGCATCGCCATCATGCATCAGGGCTGGATCGCCCAGGTCGGCACGCCGATGGACATCTACGAAAGCCCGTTGAGTCGCCATGTGGCCGAATTCATCGGCAGCGTGAACATCTTCGAAGGCGAGATCACCGCCGACATGGAAGACCACGCCATCATCCACTGCGACTGTCTGGATCATCCAATCTACGTGGGCCACGGTATTTCCACCCGCGCGCAGGACAAGAACATCATCTACGCGCTGCGCCCGGAAAAGGTCTGGGTCTCGACCGAAAAACCCGAAAACGAGCACAACTGGTCGCACGGTGAAGTACACGACATCGCCTATCTGGGCGGGCACTCGGTGTATTACATCAAGCTCGACAGCGGCAAGATCGTGCAGGCCTTCATGGCCAACTCCGAGCGCCGCCTGCCCCGTCCCACCTGGGAGGACGAGGTCTACATCAGCTGGGAAGACGATAGCGGGGTCATTCTGCACTCATGAAAACGCCATCGCTCTCACGACTACTGCCGAGCGGGCGCCTGTGGGTCATCAGCGTGCCCTACCTGTGGCTGCTGCTGTTTTTCCTGCTGCCCTTCGCCATCGTACTGAAGATCAGCTTTTCACAGGCGGCGATCGCCATCCCGCCCTACGACCCGATCTTTCAGTACGTCGAGCAAACGCTCAACGTGGTGCTCAATTTCGGCAACTACATCTTCCTCTCGCAGGATGGCCTGTATCTCGCCGCATACCTGGGCTCGCTGCAAATAGCCTTCTTCTCGACGCTCATCTGCCTGCTGGTGGGCTACCCGATGGCTTACGCCATCGCCCGCGCGCCCAAGGACAAACAGCTGGTTTACCTGCTGCTGGTGATGATGCCGACCTGGACCGCCATTCTGATTCGGGTATACGCCTGGATGGGCATTCTCAGCAACAACGGCCTGCTCAACAGCGCGCTGCTGTATATCGGCCTGATCGACCAGCCACTGCAAATCCTCAACACCAACATCGCGGTGTATATCGGTGTGGTCTACGCCTACCTGCCGTTCATGATTCTGCCGCTGTACGCTAACCTGGTGAAGCATGACAACAGCCTGCTGGAAGCGGCAATGGATCTGGGCGCCGGCAAGGTCAAGGCGTTCTGGAGCATCACCGTGCCCCTGTCCAAGAGCGGCATCATCGCCGGCTCCATGCTGGTGTTCATTCCGGTGGTCGGTGAGTTCGTGATCCCCGAGCTGCTGGGCGGCCCGGAAACCCTGATGATCGGTAAGGTGCTGTGGCAGGAATTCTTCAACAACCGTGACTGGCCGGTAGCCTCCGCCCTGGCGATCGTGATGCTGCTGATCCTGATCGTGCCGCTGATCCTGTTCCACTATAACCAGGCCAAGGAAATGGAGAAGAAGTCATGAGCAAGCGCCCCGGTTTCTCCACCCTCATGCTCTGGCTCGGCCTGGCCTTCATCTACATTCCGATGATCATTCTGGTGATCTACTCGTTCAACGCCTCACGTCTGGTCACCGTGTGGGGCGGTTGGTCGGTGCACTGGTACGTCGGCCTGCTGGACAACACCCAGCTGATGAACGCGGTCAAGCGCAGCCTGCAGATCGCCTTCTTCACCGCCTGCGCCGCGGTCTGTCTGGGCACGCTGGCAGCCTTTGTCATGACCCGTATCAAGCGCTTCCGTGGTCGCACCATGTTCTCGGGGCTGGTCACCGCACCACTGGTAATGCCCGAGGTAATCACCGGTCTGTCGTTGCTGCTGCTGTTTGTCGCCATGGCACAGATGATCGGCTGGCCCGCTGAGCGCGGCATGGTGACCATCTGGATCGCCCACGTCACCTTCTGTACCTCCTACGTAGCCGTGGTGGTCAGCGGTCGCCTGAGCGAGCTGGATCAGTCGATCGAGGAAGCCGCCATGGACCTGGGCGCGCGCCCGTGGAAAACCTTTCTGCTGATCACCGTCCCCATGATTGCACCCTCGATTGCGGCCGGCTGGTTACTGTCCTTCACCCTGTCGCTGGATGATCTGGTGCTCGCCAGCTTCGTTTCCGGCCCTGGCTCAACCACTCTGCCAATGGAAGTGTTCTCGTCGGTGCGCCTGGGCGTGAAGCCCGAGATCAATGCCATTGCCAGCGTGATCCTGCTCGCCGTGTCGCTGTTCACTCTGCTCGCCTGGTTCATCGCGCGCAGCGCCGACAAGCGCCGCGCACAGCCGCCAGAAGAAGACGAAAGCGTCAGCTGGCAGTCGGTAATCGAAAGCCGCCGCAACTAGGCGCCAGCAGCCTGCTGACGGGCGGCGTCGCAACGGACCCGCCCGTCAGCTTTACCCCGCCCCCAAGGCCAGCTTCGCCCGCCCCGTACGCCTACCTCCCCCGGTTGAAAAAACAGTTGGCATTTGCTGCGTTGGCGTTTACTCTACGCGTGTGAATGAACATTCATTCACACGCGTTGCAGTTTCGCATGTTTGCGCCGAGGCGTCGCTGTGCGTGCTGTACAAACCAGCGATAGTGGTTAGAATGCGCGAATGAATACTCATTCAAACTCCGAAAAAGTCTCCCGTCCGCGTATCAAGGACAAGCGTCAGGCGATTCTCGACGCGGCCTTGAAAGTGTTCGCCGAGGGCGGCGTAAACGGCGTGCCCATGCCCGCCCTGGCCGAACAGGCACAGGTGGGTACCGGTACCATCTATCGCTATTTCAGCAGCAAGGAAGCCCTGGTCAACGAGCTGTTTCGTGAACAGAAGCGCGCTACCAGCAAGCGGTTGTATAGCGGGCTTGATCAGACGCTGCCGGCAAAAAGCCTGTTTGCCATCGTTTGGCAACGCATGGCCGACTTCAGCCGCAGCGATCCGGACGCCTACATGTTCATGGAGCTGCAGGATCACCGGCCCTATCTCGATGATGAAAGCCGCGCGCTGGAAAAAAAGGTGCTGCAGCCAATCGTCGAACGCTACCGGCAATTGCAGCACGAGGGGTTGTTTCGCAGCGATGTGCGCGCCGAAGTGTTGATGAGCATGGTATGGGGCGCTTTCGTGAACTTGATCAGAGCCGAACGTGACGGTCATCTGCACCTGCAGCAAAGCGACATAGACGCCGCTTTCAATGCCTGCTGGGGCCTGTGTACCGGCTGACAGATCCTTGCTGCTTCACCAACAACAATAGGCAGGCAAATGAACAAGGCAGCAAAATCCATCAGCGCGCTGGGCCTCGCCGCAGCGCTTAACGGAGGCGTCATGGCCGGAGAAGTTGAAGACGAGTTCATGCAGATGATCGAGAGCGGTGATGCCTATTCGGCAGAGACCCTGATGCCGCTGTTCGAGCAACTGGAAGCGGTCGATACCGACTTCATGGTTGGCACCTGGCACGGCGGCAAATTCGATGGCGGCAAAGAACCTGACCCGCTGAACTGGTATGGCAAACGCTTTACCTCGCGCAGTGATGTCGAGCCACTGCTGTTTACTGCGCCGGACGGCTCGGTGCAGACCTACACCAAGATGGGCGGCGCACAGATGCGCGAGATCCAGTTTGGCGACAAGGTTTCCGCCGCGCTGATCTATGATCAGCACCCGATCATGGACTACTTCCGCAAGGTCAACGACGACGTGGTGATCGGCCTCGGCGACATCAAGGGTAAGCCTCTGGACTTCTTCTTCCATCTGACCCGCGACAAATAACCTGCAGGCGGTACTCCGACGCTGCGTCACAGCGCAAATCGGGGTAGCATGTGGCATCGCCAACGCCGGCTTACGCCGGCGTTTTTCTGCCACCCGTCTGGAGAATGCACCCCGTGTCCAAACTGGTCCCCGCCATCGATCCCGATGGCCTGCTCGAATACTCCGTGGTTTTCACCGACCGCTCCCTGAACCACATGTCCCAGACCTTTCAGCAGGTCATGCTCGACATATCCAGTACCCTAAAAGGTGTATATAACGCCAACGCGGTGGCCGTAGTGCCCGGCGGCGGCACCTTTGGCATGGAAGCGGTCGCTCGCCAGTTTGCCCAGGACAAAAAGTGTCTGGTCATTCGCAACGGCTGGTTCAGCTATCGCTGGAGCCAGATTTTCGAGATGGGCCGCATTCCGGCCAGCGAAACCGTGCTCAAGGCGAGCAAATCAGACGCCAGTAGCCAGCCCGAGTTTGCCCCCGCCGCGATTGCAGACGTGGTGGCGGAAATTCGCGCCAACAAGCCCGAGGTGGTGTTTGCCCCGCACGTGGAAACCGCGGCCGGGATTATCCTGCCGGATGACTACCTGCGCGCCGTCGCCGACGCGGTACACGAGGTAGGCGGCCTGTTTGTGCTCGACTGCGTCGCTTCCGGTACTGTTTGGGTGGATATGCAGGCCTGCGGCATTGACGTGCTGATCAGCGCACCGCAGAAAGGCTGGAGCGCGTCGCCTTGCAGCGCCCTGGTGATGTTCAGCGAACGCGCCGAAAAAGCACTGGAAACCACGACCAGCAGCAGTTTTGCCGCCGACCTGAAAAAGTGGCGACAGATCATGCAGGCCTACGAAAACGGCGGCCACGCCTACCACGCCACCATGCCAACCGATGCCCTGAAGGCGTTTCGCGACACCATGCTGGAAACCCGTGACTATGGCTTCGAGAAGGTAAAACAGGAGCAATTGGAGCTGGGCCGCACGGTGCGCGAGCTGATGCGCGACAAGGGCTTCAAGAGCGTCGCCGCCGACGGCTTCGGCGCGCCCGGTGTAGTGGTCAGCTACACCAGCGAAGATGGCCTGCAAAGTGGCAAGGCGTTTGGCGCACTTGGCCTGCAAACGGCTGCCGGCGTACCGCTGATGTGCGACGAGCCGGAAAGCTTCAAGACCTTCCGTATCGGCCTGTTTGGACTCGACAAGCTGCACAACATCGACCGCACTGTGCTGACACTCAA
This region includes:
- a CDS encoding ABC transporter ATP-binding protein — encoded protein: MVGAAGAMKQAMAKAEPDEYVKIERISKRFDEALAVDDVSLTINRGEIFALLGGSGSGKSTLLRILAGFERPTEGRVLLDGQDITDLPPYERPINMMFQSYALFPHMTVAQNIAFGLKQDKMSKAEIDDRVTEMLKLVHMTEYARRKPDQLSGGQRQRVALARSLAKRPKVLLLDEPMGALDKKLRSQMQLELVEIIERVGVTCIMVTHDQEEAMTMAQRIAIMHQGWIAQVGTPMDIYESPLSRHVAEFIGSVNIFEGEITADMEDHAIIHCDCLDHPIYVGHGISTRAQDKNIIYALRPEKVWVSTEKPENEHNWSHGEVHDIAYLGGHSVYYIKLDSGKIVQAFMANSERRLPRPTWEDEVYISWEDDSGVILHS
- a CDS encoding ABC transporter permease subunit — protein: MKTPSLSRLLPSGRLWVISVPYLWLLLFFLLPFAIVLKISFSQAAIAIPPYDPIFQYVEQTLNVVLNFGNYIFLSQDGLYLAAYLGSLQIAFFSTLICLLVGYPMAYAIARAPKDKQLVYLLLVMMPTWTAILIRVYAWMGILSNNGLLNSALLYIGLIDQPLQILNTNIAVYIGVVYAYLPFMILPLYANLVKHDNSLLEAAMDLGAGKVKAFWSITVPLSKSGIIAGSMLVFIPVVGEFVIPELLGGPETLMIGKVLWQEFFNNRDWPVASALAIVMLLILIVPLILFHYNQAKEMEKKS
- a CDS encoding ABC transporter permease subunit → MSKRPGFSTLMLWLGLAFIYIPMIILVIYSFNASRLVTVWGGWSVHWYVGLLDNTQLMNAVKRSLQIAFFTACAAVCLGTLAAFVMTRIKRFRGRTMFSGLVTAPLVMPEVITGLSLLLLFVAMAQMIGWPAERGMVTIWIAHVTFCTSYVAVVVSGRLSELDQSIEEAAMDLGARPWKTFLLITVPMIAPSIAAGWLLSFTLSLDDLVLASFVSGPGSTTLPMEVFSSVRLGVKPEINAIASVILLAVSLFTLLAWFIARSADKRRAQPPEEDESVSWQSVIESRRN
- a CDS encoding TetR/AcrR family transcriptional regulator, which encodes MNTHSNSEKVSRPRIKDKRQAILDAALKVFAEGGVNGVPMPALAEQAQVGTGTIYRYFSSKEALVNELFREQKRATSKRLYSGLDQTLPAKSLFAIVWQRMADFSRSDPDAYMFMELQDHRPYLDDESRALEKKVLQPIVERYRQLQHEGLFRSDVRAEVLMSMVWGAFVNLIRAERDGHLHLQQSDIDAAFNACWGLCTG
- a CDS encoding DUF4334 domain-containing protein, whose product is MNKAAKSISALGLAAALNGGVMAGEVEDEFMQMIESGDAYSAETLMPLFEQLEAVDTDFMVGTWHGGKFDGGKEPDPLNWYGKRFTSRSDVEPLLFTAPDGSVQTYTKMGGAQMREIQFGDKVSAALIYDQHPIMDYFRKVNDDVVIGLGDIKGKPLDFFFHLTRDK
- a CDS encoding aminotransferase class V-fold PLP-dependent enzyme; the protein is MSKLVPAIDPDGLLEYSVVFTDRSLNHMSQTFQQVMLDISSTLKGVYNANAVAVVPGGGTFGMEAVARQFAQDKKCLVIRNGWFSYRWSQIFEMGRIPASETVLKASKSDASSQPEFAPAAIADVVAEIRANKPEVVFAPHVETAAGIILPDDYLRAVADAVHEVGGLFVLDCVASGTVWVDMQACGIDVLISAPQKGWSASPCSALVMFSERAEKALETTTSSSFAADLKKWRQIMQAYENGGHAYHATMPTDALKAFRDTMLETRDYGFEKVKQEQLELGRTVRELMRDKGFKSVAADGFGAPGVVVSYTSEDGLQSGKAFGALGLQTAAGVPLMCDEPESFKTFRIGLFGLDKLHNIDRTVLTLKHALEAL